CGGCTTGCGGCGCGACACGTTGTACAGGTACATCGTCAGCAGCACGTTCTTCACGCGCACGAGCCGGTGCGCGAGCCGCGACGGCAGCACGCGGCGCAGCGCGTTCGCGATCTTGTCGCGCGCGGGCAGCGACACGATGTAGGTCGGCGAGCGCTGCAGCATCGTCACGTGCTGCGCGTCGGCCGCCATCGACGGCACGAGCGTGACGGCCGTCGCGCCGCTACCGATCACGACCACGCGCCGGTTCGCGTACGACAGATCCTTCGGCCAGTGCTGCGGATGCACGAGCTGGCCCTCGAACGTGTCCATGCCGGCCCAGTCGGGCAGGTAGCCGGCGTCGTAGTCGTAGTAGCCGCTGCACATGAACAGGAAGCGGCAGGTGTAGACGAGCGCGTCGGTCGCGCCGTCTCGCGTGCGCTCGATGAGCACCGTCCAGCGCGCGCGGTTCGAATCCCAGTCGGCCGCGACGACCTTCTGGCCGTAGCGGATCGTCTTGTCGATGCCGTAGGCGCGCGCGGTGTCGCGGATATAGTCGAGGATCGTCTGGCCGTCGGAGATCGCCTTGTCGCTGTGCCACGGGCGGAAGCTGTAGCCGAGCGTGAACATGTCGGAATCCGAACGAACGCCCGGATAGCGGAACAGGTCCCAGGTGCCGCCGATCGCGTCGCGCGCCTCGACGATCGCCACGCTCGCATGCGGGCAGCGCTGCTTCAAGTGGTAGGCGGCGCCGATGCCGGACAGGCCGGCGCCGACGATCAGCACGTCGAGGTCGCGGGTATCGTGGTTATCGCCACTGTCGCGGCGGGTGTCGCGGGCGGGCGGCGCGTCGCGCCGGTCGGTCGTCGTCGAGATCATGCGAGATCCTTGGTCGGCGTGGTGGGGCGCGTGGCCGGGGCGTGCGCGCGTTCGAGGTTGCGTGCGCGGGCGCGGCGCACATGGCGCAGCATCAGCCACTGGTAACCGGCGCCGAGCAGGCGCGCGATCCGGTCGAGCCGGCGCGCGTCGGCGCCGACGAGCACGCGGCGCGCATTGCGCTCGACGCCCGCGAGGATCTGCCGCGCGGCCTCGTCGGCCGTCGTCGCGTTGATCAGGCGGTTGGCCTGGCGACGATGCGTCGCTTCGTCCTGGCCCGTCAGCGCGTGGATGCTGGTATCGACGCGGCCCGCGTCGACGATGCTCGTCGCGACGCCGCCCGGATGCACGCAGGTCGCGCTCACCGGCGCGCCGTCGAGTTCGAGTTCCATCCGCAGCGCTTCGGTGAAGCCGCGCACCGCGAACTTGGTCGCGTTGTACGCGCTTTGCGTCGGCATCGCGACGAGCCCGAACAGGCTCGACGTGTTGACGACGTGGCCGTCGCCCGACGCGCGCAGATGCGGCAGGAACGCCTGCGTGCCATGCACGACGCCCCAGAAATTGATGCCGACGATCCATTCGAGATCGGCGAGGCGCGCGGTTTCGGCGCTGGCCGCCAACGACACGCCCGCATTGTTGAAGATCAGGTTGACCTTGCCGTGCTCGGTGCGAACGAAATCGGCCCACGCGAACACCGCGTCGCGGTCGGCGACGTCGAGCCGCCGCGTGCTTACGCGCACGCCGTGCTGCGCGCAGGCGGCCGCCGTGGTGGCGAGCCCGGTTTCGTTGACGTCGGCGAGCGCGACCTCGCAGCCGCGCCGCGCCAGTTCGACCGCGAGGCTGCGGCCCATGCCCGAACCGGCGCCCGTGATCGCGGCGACCTTGCCGGAAAACCCCTTCATTCGTCGTCCTCCCGTTCCGCTTGCGCTGCACCGGCGGCGCATCTATTGTGGTGTTGTTCGTCACCACTTTAGTTTTCGGGTGTCCTGATGTCAAATAGCGGAATGGAGAAAGCACTCGAAACGGAAAAAAGGGGCCGGGCGTATGGCGGCGTGGCGCCCGAGGTGCGGGCCGCCGAGCGGCGCGACGCATTGATCCGCGCGGCGACGCGCGTGTTCGGCACGGTGGGTTTTCGCAAGGCGACCGTGCGGTCGATCTGCCAGGAAGCGAAGCTGAACGATCGCTATTTCTATGCGGCGTTCGACAGCACCGAGGATTTGCT
This is a stretch of genomic DNA from Burkholderia cenocepacia. It encodes these proteins:
- a CDS encoding flavin-containing monooxygenase, which encodes MISTTTDRRDAPPARDTRRDSGDNHDTRDLDVLIVGAGLSGIGAAYHLKQRCPHASVAIVEARDAIGGTWDLFRYPGVRSDSDMFTLGYSFRPWHSDKAISDGQTILDYIRDTARAYGIDKTIRYGQKVVAADWDSNRARWTVLIERTRDGATDALVYTCRFLFMCSGYYDYDAGYLPDWAGMDTFEGQLVHPQHWPKDLSYANRRVVVIGSGATAVTLVPSMAADAQHVTMLQRSPTYIVSLPARDKIANALRRVLPSRLAHRLVRVKNVLLTMYLYNVSRRKPNQTKKFIIRAASKQLGPDFDVAKHLTPRYMPWDQRVCLVPNGDLFKAIRAGRASIVTDEIERFTPTGLQLKSGQQLDADVIVTATGLKVKMLGGARVTVDGRAVDLPETVSYKGMMYSGVPNLASSFGYTNASWTLKAELIARYVCRLLNHMRANGYDTCVPRLGAGDLGDVPAVNLSSGYIQRAAGILPKQGHRKPWKFHQNYVLDLASLKFSALADSAMHFERRAQTGPAATAPAAEPALETR
- a CDS encoding SDR family NAD(P)-dependent oxidoreductase, producing MKGFSGKVAAITGAGSGMGRSLAVELARRGCEVALADVNETGLATTAAACAQHGVRVSTRRLDVADRDAVFAWADFVRTEHGKVNLIFNNAGVSLAASAETARLADLEWIVGINFWGVVHGTQAFLPHLRASGDGHVVNTSSLFGLVAMPTQSAYNATKFAVRGFTEALRMELELDGAPVSATCVHPGGVATSIVDAGRVDTSIHALTGQDEATHRRQANRLINATTADEAARQILAGVERNARRVLVGADARRLDRIARLLGAGYQWLMLRHVRRARARNLERAHAPATRPTTPTKDLA